In candidate division TA06 bacterium, one DNA window encodes the following:
- a CDS encoding glycine--tRNA ligase subunit alpha: MTLQDMIRTLDDYWGKKGCLIWQPYSSEVGAGTFNPATFLRVLGPDPWKVAYVEQGKRPRDGRYAVNPNRVYQHHQYQVILKPSPFDIQDVYLNSLKSLGIKLLDHDIRFLEDDWDAPTLGAWGIGWQVWLDGVEITQFTYFQQVGGLDLEVIPVELTYGIERIACIIQNKPSIFDLQWTDTVTWGDLFRNNEIQYSRLNYEEADVELHFLLFDKFEDEAKRLIDEGMYLPGYDYVIKCSHAFNILEARGAISVTERASYIARVRKLARRTALAYVKAKTEG; the protein is encoded by the coding sequence ATGACGCTTCAAGACATGATCAGGACCCTGGATGACTACTGGGGCAAGAAGGGCTGTCTAATCTGGCAACCCTACAGCAGCGAAGTGGGTGCAGGAACCTTCAACCCTGCGACTTTTTTGCGGGTGCTTGGGCCTGACCCATGGAAGGTCGCATATGTCGAACAGGGTAAGAGACCAAGGGACGGCCGCTACGCCGTAAATCCGAATAGAGTCTATCAACACCATCAGTACCAGGTCATCCTCAAACCTTCTCCTTTCGATATTCAGGATGTTTATCTCAACAGCCTGAAATCGCTTGGTATCAAACTCTTAGATCATGACATACGCTTTCTGGAGGATGACTGGGACGCTCCGACGCTTGGTGCATGGGGCATCGGGTGGCAGGTCTGGCTGGACGGGGTCGAAATCACTCAATTCACATACTTCCAGCAGGTCGGTGGACTCGACCTCGAAGTCATCCCGGTGGAACTGACATACGGCATAGAAAGAATCGCCTGCATCATTCAGAACAAGCCCAGCATCTTTGACCTCCAATGGACGGACACGGTAACCTGGGGCGATCTGTTCAGGAACAATGAAATCCAATACTCGCGCCTGAACTATGAAGAGGCAGATGTCGAGCTGCATTTTCTCCTCTTCGATAAGTTCGAAGATGAAGCCAAAAGGCTCATAGACGAAGGAATGTATCTTCCTGGGTATGATTACGTCATCAAATGTTCACATGCGTTCAATATTCTCGAAGCCAGAGGTGCAATCAGCGTCACGGAGCGCGCTTCATACATAGCGCGTGTGCGCAAGCTGGCAAGACGTACTGCACTGGCATATGTGAAGGCAAAAACTGAAGGTTGA
- a CDS encoding glycine--tRNA ligase subunit beta, whose translation MPPFLLEIGTEEIPASYLRPAAEQMRKELLKFLDDSHIDHGDARIYHTPRRLAVLCENVAPKQKDTSILVSGPPTSSAYGEDGKPTKAAIGFARAHGVDIRALKTKKTPKGEVIVAEERKKGKTTSSILSEYVPELLTTLYFPRTMAWEASRFRFARPIRWIVALLGKKVVKFSVADVKSGDKTHGHRFLSPKFKRIENPENYEKTLNTMHVIADPEKRKKLILSMVKKAATAKKGVPIDDPELLEEVSGLVEEPAVVVGTFDEKYLALPKDVVVTAMREHQKYFSVLDKSGRLLPYFVAIANGKTTKANHIKKAHQAALMSRLEDASFHWQEDTKHKLEKMAKGLRRVVWQENLGSLYDKSERLVELAKHISLRIEDADSKTAERAAFLCKADLVSNMVRDGKEFAKLQGVMGREYALVSGEDKKVATAIYEHYLPRYPGDSLPRTLEGAIVSIADRLDSIVGSFINNKIPTGSEDPYGLRRLANGMISIIAKKKHHLSLTSLIATDISLYEEQKKGCITDRNALGCSLFGFFTSRMEAFLEEKGIRHDITDAVMAVGLDDLYDAAERAMAISKFKQSEEFKSLVMGQKRVANILKGVEIETKLDKSALAETEEKRLFTLTKEIEAKLQQSIREHAYQESLKILLLLKDPIDQFFDAVLVMAEDDKLRANRLALVKYVAERFNTLADFSKIVIE comes from the coding sequence ATGCCACCTTTTCTTCTGGAAATAGGGACCGAGGAAATACCAGCCTCCTATCTGCGACCTGCCGCAGAACAGATGAGGAAGGAACTTCTCAAATTCCTCGATGACTCACACATAGACCACGGGGACGCAAGAATATACCATACTCCTCGAAGGCTGGCTGTCCTCTGCGAGAATGTCGCTCCAAAGCAGAAGGATACGAGCATTCTGGTCAGCGGCCCACCCACTTCATCTGCATACGGTGAGGATGGTAAGCCAACCAAGGCGGCAATCGGGTTTGCCAGAGCCCACGGTGTGGACATCCGTGCCCTCAAGACAAAGAAGACGCCGAAAGGAGAGGTGATCGTTGCTGAGGAGCGGAAGAAAGGGAAAACTACATCTTCAATACTATCCGAATATGTCCCAGAACTCCTGACAACCCTCTACTTCCCGAGAACCATGGCATGGGAGGCGAGCAGGTTCAGATTTGCCAGGCCAATCAGATGGATCGTGGCTCTTCTGGGTAAGAAGGTTGTAAAATTCAGTGTTGCAGACGTGAAATCTGGAGACAAGACGCACGGTCACAGGTTTCTCTCACCCAAATTCAAAAGAATAGAAAATCCAGAAAACTACGAAAAGACCCTCAACACCATGCACGTAATCGCAGACCCCGAAAAACGGAAGAAACTGATTCTTTCAATGGTCAAAAAGGCTGCAACGGCGAAGAAGGGGGTCCCCATAGACGATCCTGAATTGCTTGAAGAAGTCAGTGGCCTTGTAGAGGAGCCAGCCGTCGTGGTCGGCACCTTCGACGAAAAATATCTGGCCCTTCCCAAAGATGTGGTAGTGACAGCCATGAGGGAACATCAGAAGTATTTTTCCGTCCTAGACAAATCCGGAAGACTCCTACCATACTTTGTGGCAATAGCGAATGGCAAAACGACAAAGGCCAACCACATAAAGAAGGCTCACCAAGCCGCTCTGATGTCCAGACTCGAGGATGCATCCTTCCACTGGCAAGAAGATACGAAACACAAACTGGAAAAAATGGCAAAGGGACTCAGGCGGGTAGTCTGGCAGGAGAACCTCGGGTCCTTATACGATAAATCGGAGAGACTTGTGGAACTTGCCAAACATATTTCTTTGCGCATAGAGGACGCAGACTCAAAAACTGCGGAGAGGGCTGCATTCCTGTGTAAGGCTGATCTTGTCTCAAATATGGTCCGTGATGGTAAAGAGTTTGCAAAACTCCAGGGAGTGATGGGGAGGGAGTACGCGCTCGTTTCTGGAGAAGACAAGAAAGTGGCAACTGCAATATATGAACACTATCTGCCAAGGTATCCTGGCGACTCACTCCCTAGAACTCTTGAGGGAGCAATAGTCTCCATAGCCGATAGGCTGGATAGCATTGTCGGTTCATTCATAAACAATAAGATACCTACCGGTTCTGAAGACCCCTATGGCCTTAGACGCCTGGCCAACGGAATGATCTCTATCATAGCTAAGAAGAAACACCACCTGTCTCTGACTTCACTGATAGCTACGGACATAAGCCTTTATGAAGAGCAAAAGAAAGGCTGCATAACAGACAGGAACGCCCTCGGCTGTTCTCTTTTTGGTTTCTTCACGTCGAGAATGGAGGCCTTTCTTGAGGAAAAGGGCATAAGGCATGATATTACAGATGCCGTCATGGCTGTTGGGCTTGATGACCTCTACGATGCCGCTGAAAGAGCTATGGCCATTTCTAAGTTCAAACAGAGCGAAGAGTTCAAAAGCCTGGTCATGGGGCAGAAGAGAGTGGCAAACATACTCAAGGGGGTGGAGATTGAAACCAAGCTGGATAAATCTGCGCTGGCAGAGACTGAGGAGAAGAGACTCTTCACTCTAACAAAGGAAATAGAAGCCAAACTCCAGCAATCGATTCGAGAACACGCTTATCAGGAATCCTTAAAAATACTCCTTTTGCTCAAAGACCCCATTGATCAGTTCTTTGATGCTGTATTGGTGATGGCAGAAGATGACAAGTTGAGAGCGAACAGGCTGGCACTCGTAAAGTATGTTGCTGAGAGGTTCAATACACTGGCAGACTTCTCCAAGATTGTTATCGAGTGA
- the rsmI gene encoding 16S rRNA (cytidine(1402)-2'-O)-methyltransferase, whose translation MGNIEPGLYLVSTPIGNLEDITLRAIKVLKSVDLIAAEDTRRTRILLNAHCIKAKLISFHDHNKERRAPELIGKLQERGTVAIVSEAGTPGISDPGYYVVKLALAQNIPVFPIPGACSIIAALVASGLPTDRFLFEGFLPRKAGKRRARLEQLADERRTIILFESPQRLLRTLDEMKDIIGNRECVIAREITKKFEEWRRGRLEEIILYYEKKGTKGEFVILLKGRESDS comes from the coding sequence ATGGGCAACATCGAGCCCGGACTATACCTAGTCTCGACGCCAATAGGGAACCTTGAAGACATCACGCTCCGAGCGATCAAAGTTCTTAAGTCTGTCGACCTGATTGCCGCTGAGGACACAAGAAGAACAAGAATACTACTAAATGCTCATTGCATAAAGGCGAAGCTCATCTCCTTTCATGACCATAACAAAGAAAGGAGAGCTCCTGAACTGATAGGCAAGCTTCAGGAACGCGGTACTGTCGCAATCGTCTCAGAAGCAGGAACACCGGGCATTTCTGACCCCGGATACTACGTGGTCAAACTTGCCCTTGCTCAGAACATCCCGGTGTTTCCCATACCTGGTGCCTGTTCGATTATCGCGGCACTGGTAGCATCCGGTCTTCCAACGGATAGGTTTCTCTTTGAAGGGTTCCTTCCACGGAAGGCAGGCAAGAGAAGGGCGAGGCTTGAACAACTTGCAGATGAACGTAGAACCATAATCCTGTTCGAGTCTCCTCAGAGGCTGTTACGCACTCTGGACGAAATGAAAGACATCATCGGCAACCGCGAATGTGTCATAGCAAGAGAGATTACCAAGAAGTTCGAGGAGTGGAGGAGGGGAAGGCTCGAGGAGATCATTCTATACTATGAGAAGAAGGGGACAAAAGGAGAATTTGTAATACTCCTGAAGGGAAGAGAAAGTGATTCCTGA
- a CDS encoding CDP-alcohol phosphatidyltransferase family protein: MIPESVKTQTRNLLKPLTDAVEQTKLPPNLLTYLGLILSALTGLVYWKGPFRFASLFLLCAGIADILDGEVARRSGQVTRFGAFLDSTLDRYSESFIWLGILLRYWSYEMVAAQIFAFFALVGSLLVSYTRARSSEMGHETRLGPLERPERMVLIFIGTLFGMDVFVWFVLALAVLTNLTVIVRIAYLSRQKELR, from the coding sequence GTGATTCCTGAAAGCGTAAAGACACAGACAAGGAATTTGCTTAAACCACTCACAGATGCAGTGGAACAGACAAAACTCCCTCCCAATCTACTAACCTATTTGGGACTCATTCTGTCCGCTCTCACAGGACTGGTTTACTGGAAAGGCCCGTTCCGGTTTGCAAGCCTGTTCCTGCTCTGTGCTGGAATCGCTGACATACTCGATGGGGAAGTGGCGAGGAGATCGGGCCAGGTTACAAGATTCGGTGCCTTTCTCGATTCAACCCTTGACAGGTACTCAGAATCCTTCATCTGGTTGGGAATACTCCTGAGGTACTGGTCTTACGAAATGGTAGCCGCTCAGATATTTGCTTTCTTTGCGCTGGTGGGCTCTCTGCTTGTCAGCTACACGAGAGCGCGCTCATCCGAGATGGGACATGAGACGAGACTGGGTCCCCTGGAGCGACCAGAACGGATGGTACTCATCTTCATTGGCACACTCTTCGGAATGGATGTGTTCGTATGGTTCGTTCTGGCACTTGCAGTTCTCACCAATCTCACTGTGATAGTGCGCATCGCATACCTCTCGCGCCAAAAGGAGTTGAGGTAG
- a CDS encoding inositol-3-phosphate synthase translates to MPEIRVAIIGVGNCASSLVQGVHYYRGLKDEALIPGVMHTNLGGYRISDIKFSACFDIDKRKVGRDLGEAIHTYPNNTYKFAQVPRMNVKVMRGMTHDGLGKYLSEIIEKAPGPTCDIVKVLKESRTDMVINYLPVGSEEATKWYVEQVLEAGCGFINCIPVFIASTKYWQGRFKRMGLPVLGDDIKSQVGATILHRVLTNLFLDRGVRLERTSQLNVGGNTDFLNMLERARLESKKISKTQAVTSQIPYDIGSDNIHIGPSDYVAWLTDRKWAYVRMEGKSFGDVPLNVELKLEVWDSPNSAGVVIDAIRCMKLALNKGLSGQLTAPSSYFMKSPPIQYPDEEARKKTEAFIRRYGKKRKAK, encoded by the coding sequence ATGCCGGAGATAAGAGTTGCCATAATAGGAGTGGGCAACTGTGCTTCCTCGCTCGTTCAGGGTGTTCACTACTACCGAGGTCTCAAGGACGAAGCACTGATCCCAGGTGTGATGCATACCAACCTGGGAGGCTACAGAATCTCAGACATAAAATTTTCAGCATGCTTTGACATTGATAAGAGAAAAGTGGGTAGGGATCTTGGTGAAGCAATTCATACATATCCGAACAACACGTACAAATTTGCGCAGGTACCCCGAATGAACGTGAAGGTGATGCGGGGAATGACCCACGATGGCCTTGGCAAATACCTGTCAGAGATTATCGAGAAGGCACCAGGGCCGACCTGCGACATAGTGAAGGTTCTCAAGGAGTCAAGGACCGACATGGTCATTAACTACCTGCCAGTGGGGAGTGAAGAGGCTACCAAATGGTACGTGGAACAAGTTCTCGAGGCAGGCTGCGGATTCATAAATTGCATTCCGGTGTTCATAGCGAGCACCAAGTACTGGCAGGGAAGGTTCAAAAGAATGGGGCTCCCGGTTCTGGGCGACGACATAAAATCCCAGGTGGGAGCGACAATCCTCCACAGGGTCCTCACCAACCTTTTCCTGGACAGGGGAGTGAGGCTTGAAAGAACCTCTCAGCTCAACGTCGGAGGAAACACCGATTTTCTGAACATGCTGGAGAGAGCAAGGCTGGAGTCGAAAAAGATTTCGAAGACTCAGGCTGTCACATCGCAAATACCTTATGACATTGGGAGCGACAACATCCACATAGGTCCTTCGGATTATGTGGCCTGGCTCACCGACAGAAAGTGGGCATATGTGCGAATGGAAGGGAAGTCTTTTGGCGATGTCCCATTGAATGTGGAGCTCAAGCTGGAAGTGTGGGACAGCCCCAACTCGGCCGGAGTCGTCATTGACGCCATAAGATGTATGAAACTGGCGCTGAACAAGGGCTTATCCGGTCAGCTCACCGCTCCATCCAGCTATTTCATGAAATCGCCACCCATCCAATATCCGGACGAAGAGGCAAGAAAGAAGACCGAGGCTTTCATAAGAAGATATGGGAAAAAACGCAAAGCCAAGTAG
- a CDS encoding dTMP kinase, which translates to MGKNAKPSRLSLSKGLFITFEGIEGSGKTTQAERAFEAVKLGGHSCVFTREPGGTEVSEKIRSILLDKANSEMTPICELFLYLASRSQNISQTIKPALEKGDIVIADRFSDSTVAYQGGGRGLDKEMIKTLNDLATDGLKPGLTVLVDIDPAKGLDRSESRDRIEMESINFHRRVRREFLRIAEEEPKRVATVDGDNDSDSVHEQIMTIIRQYITGQTRPDGG; encoded by the coding sequence ATGGGAAAAAACGCAAAGCCAAGTAGATTGTCGTTGAGCAAAGGGCTTTTCATAACCTTTGAGGGAATTGAAGGTTCTGGCAAGACTACACAGGCGGAAAGGGCATTTGAAGCCGTGAAGCTGGGTGGCCATAGTTGTGTATTCACCAGGGAACCTGGTGGCACCGAGGTTTCAGAAAAAATCAGATCTATACTTCTGGACAAAGCAAACTCGGAGATGACACCCATTTGTGAACTCTTTCTCTACCTGGCCAGCCGATCTCAGAACATATCTCAGACGATCAAGCCTGCACTGGAAAAGGGAGATATCGTAATTGCAGACAGATTCTCAGATTCGACAGTCGCATACCAGGGAGGAGGCAGAGGATTAGACAAAGAGATGATAAAAACATTGAATGATCTGGCAACTGACGGCTTAAAACCCGGCCTCACCGTACTGGTAGACATCGACCCCGCCAAGGGCCTTGACCGGTCAGAATCAAGAGACAGGATTGAGATGGAGAGCATAAATTTCCACAGGAGGGTCAGACGCGAGTTTCTGAGGATAGCGGAAGAGGAACCGAAAAGAGTAGCAACTGTCGATGGAGATAACGATTCTGACTCAGTTCATGAACAAATCATGACCATAATTCGTCAGTATATTACAGGACAAACCAGACCAGACGGAGGATAG
- a CDS encoding S41 family peptidase: MKARKAFLPVMVAAFVCIAVLLTSFGLKAEKDGSLMQSLRLFSEILSNAQSKYVRPIDAEKLIRTAIDAMLNELDPHSVYMDEEEFKELRIGTKGEFGGLGITIALAKEILTVISPLEDTPAIKAGIHAGDRIVKIEGKSTKGITLKEAVKKLRGKPGTKVNITIEREGLEELLEFTIERAIIKIKPVPYSGMVSKDVGYIRLARFSRDSGIQVGRAVDSLRTVGARKFIIDIRNNSGGLLDQAVQVSDVFLDKGEEIVSTKGRIRGSSRRFHARNASRIKDAPLVILVNKGSASASEILSGAVQDWDRGLVAGTPTFGKGSVQTIIPISTGGGLKLTTAEWYTPSGRLINKPHNPDEDEAAEEDSTDDSEEEFHTIGGLNRIVYGGGGITPDMVLTPPEWTEFGTELYRDRRFFNFSVKFTAAHKGIKRPFKATESTIDEFKSYLKDNDVTPSAAELDSTLDFIAWMIEQEVSSSLWGTSEKYEAILSGDTWVKEAIALLEISHAPKDLFALAEKGKAVEE, translated from the coding sequence ATGAAAGCCAGGAAAGCATTTCTACCGGTAATGGTGGCAGCATTCGTCTGTATAGCGGTCCTCCTCACCTCCTTTGGCTTGAAGGCTGAGAAGGACGGCTCATTGATGCAATCACTAAGGCTCTTTAGCGAGATCTTGAGCAACGCCCAATCCAAATATGTCAGGCCCATCGATGCCGAAAAACTGATTCGTACTGCAATCGACGCCATGCTTAATGAGCTTGATCCACACTCCGTGTACATGGACGAAGAAGAATTCAAAGAGTTGAGGATTGGCACAAAGGGTGAGTTTGGAGGATTGGGGATAACCATCGCGCTTGCCAAGGAGATCCTGACAGTCATCTCTCCACTAGAAGACACACCAGCGATCAAAGCAGGAATACATGCAGGGGACAGAATTGTAAAGATCGAAGGCAAGTCAACTAAAGGTATCACTCTCAAGGAGGCGGTCAAGAAACTGAGGGGCAAGCCGGGCACCAAAGTGAATATTACCATAGAGAGAGAAGGTCTTGAGGAACTGCTTGAATTCACTATTGAACGGGCCATCATCAAGATAAAACCGGTTCCTTACTCGGGCATGGTGAGCAAAGATGTGGGCTACATACGCCTTGCTCGCTTCTCCAGAGATTCAGGAATACAGGTTGGCCGTGCCGTAGACTCCCTGCGCACAGTTGGTGCAAGGAAGTTCATCATCGACATCAGGAACAATTCGGGTGGGCTTCTCGACCAGGCCGTGCAAGTCTCAGATGTCTTCCTGGACAAAGGTGAAGAAATCGTTTCCACAAAGGGTAGAATTCGCGGTTCCAGCAGAAGATTCCACGCCAGGAATGCATCAAGGATAAAAGATGCTCCACTGGTTATCCTTGTCAATAAGGGCTCTGCAAGCGCTTCTGAAATCCTGAGCGGCGCGGTGCAGGACTGGGATAGAGGACTGGTTGCGGGTACACCCACTTTCGGCAAGGGGTCAGTTCAGACGATCATACCCATCAGCACAGGAGGCGGTCTCAAGCTGACCACTGCTGAGTGGTACACGCCCTCAGGGAGGCTAATAAACAAACCGCACAACCCAGACGAAGATGAGGCCGCCGAGGAGGACTCCACCGATGACAGTGAGGAAGAGTTCCATACCATCGGAGGACTCAATAGAATCGTCTACGGCGGAGGAGGCATCACGCCAGACATGGTACTCACCCCTCCGGAGTGGACCGAGTTCGGAACAGAGTTATACAGGGACAGGAGATTCTTCAACTTCAGTGTGAAGTTCACAGCGGCGCACAAAGGTATCAAAAGACCGTTCAAGGCTACGGAATCGACTATAGATGAGTTCAAGTCATACTTGAAAGATAATGACGTTACTCCTTCTGCAGCAGAGCTGGATTCCACCCTGGACTTCATCGCCTGGATGATCGAGCAGGAGGTATCGAGCTCACTGTGGGGCACGAGCGAAAAATACGAAGCGATACTTTCGGGGGACACGTGGGTGAAGGAGGCTATCGCCCTCCTCGAGATATCACATGCACCCAAGGACCTCTTCGCTCTGGCCGAGAAAGGGAAGGCTGTTGAAGAATAA
- a CDS encoding sulfite exporter TauE/SafE family protein produces the protein MGFSDVPHTYWPLVAVVIGIVSGVSSGAFGIGGGVVNKPLLRVFLRAAPGLVIGSPIPAQFFGATLGSISYFKKRMINFRLVWLATPFAIAGTILGAWLTSFLNLDYLMGFLVLVVLWTGSRMIGKSFRIKAHEPEECTAAGMYKVAPTAFVAGTVAGLLGVGGGFLLVPAFNMVLKREIKECIASSLMIVALTAIPNGIIHWALGHIDWNLASSLLVGQMIGVWFGTIFTIKSHRKLVYFLFGLFLIIVSLTQARLEILNTLGGS, from the coding sequence CTGGGGTTCTCGGACGTGCCTCATACATACTGGCCCTTGGTAGCGGTAGTAATTGGTATTGTTTCAGGGGTTTCATCTGGCGCTTTTGGCATTGGCGGCGGAGTAGTAAACAAGCCCCTCCTCAGGGTTTTTCTCCGCGCGGCTCCAGGGCTTGTTATCGGGTCTCCCATACCGGCCCAGTTCTTTGGTGCAACCCTCGGCTCAATCTCCTACTTCAAGAAAAGGATGATTAACTTCAGGCTTGTCTGGCTTGCCACACCATTTGCAATCGCCGGAACCATCCTGGGAGCATGGTTGACCAGCTTCTTGAACCTGGACTACCTCATGGGCTTTCTTGTACTGGTCGTCTTATGGACGGGCAGCAGGATGATCGGGAAGTCATTTAGAATCAAGGCACACGAGCCAGAGGAATGTACGGCTGCAGGCATGTACAAGGTGGCGCCCACAGCATTCGTAGCAGGGACAGTTGCAGGTCTACTTGGAGTAGGCGGTGGGTTCCTTCTTGTCCCTGCCTTCAATATGGTCCTCAAGAGAGAGATAAAGGAGTGCATCGCATCTTCGCTCATGATTGTCGCGCTAACAGCCATTCCAAACGGGATTATCCATTGGGCTCTGGGGCACATAGACTGGAATCTTGCCTCTTCCTTGCTTGTTGGCCAGATGATAGGAGTCTGGTTTGGCACCATCTTCACCATCAAGTCTCATAGAAAGCTGGTGTATTTTCTTTTCGGACTTTTTCTCATAATCGTGTCGCTTACCCAGGCTCGCCTTGAGATATTGAATACACTCGGGGGGTCATAG
- a CDS encoding M23 family metallopeptidase, translating into MRRSNAFVYLVLLFAASTDAKLVATSPIPESVEQGKTLTVRAIFDTPPDSVKGEFLGKSVTFFPLDSLTYRALTGVPVKSTPGDHEFVVYSFGLPEGIENLNPVNMKARLTVTVLKADFKRDTISLPKPLMSRLTSQNLTKEAKKLGPKFRTVSVQKMWKTQFLMPVQGTITSPFGAYRVYNDGKMSWPHKGVDIAAPERDSILACADGVVILCEHMFIHGNTIMMDHGHGIVSVYCHLRDAAVKVDQRVRRGSFIGTIGQTGTATGPHLHWGLSVGNVRVDPVEWVERNID; encoded by the coding sequence TTGCGGAGATCGAATGCATTTGTCTATCTTGTGCTCTTATTTGCAGCCTCAACTGATGCGAAACTTGTGGCCACATCACCCATACCTGAAAGCGTGGAACAGGGGAAGACGCTCACGGTGAGAGCGATTTTTGATACACCGCCCGACTCAGTCAAAGGCGAATTCCTGGGCAAAAGCGTTACATTCTTCCCGCTCGACTCCCTGACGTACAGAGCCCTCACGGGGGTCCCGGTAAAAAGCACGCCGGGAGATCATGAGTTCGTCGTCTACTCTTTCGGGCTGCCGGAAGGAATAGAAAATCTGAATCCTGTGAATATGAAGGCTCGCCTGACAGTTACAGTTCTGAAAGCCGACTTCAAGAGAGATACGATCAGCCTGCCCAAGCCCCTGATGAGCCGGCTCACTTCCCAGAATCTGACAAAAGAGGCCAAGAAGCTCGGCCCCAAGTTCAGAACTGTTTCTGTCCAGAAGATGTGGAAAACCCAATTTCTGATGCCTGTACAGGGAACCATAACGTCTCCATTTGGCGCTTATCGAGTGTACAATGACGGCAAGATGTCATGGCCCCACAAGGGCGTGGACATTGCAGCTCCCGAACGAGATTCCATACTTGCGTGCGCAGATGGAGTCGTGATTCTGTGCGAGCATATGTTCATCCATGGAAATACTATCATGATGGACCATGGGCACGGGATTGTATCTGTCTACTGTCATCTCAGAGATGCGGCGGTGAAGGTGGATCAAAGGGTAAGAAGAGGCAGCTTCATTGGCACTATAGGGCAGACAGGAACAGCGACCGGCCCACACCTTCACTGGGGCCTCTCGGTGGGCAACGTTCGTGTGGACCCGGTCGAATGGGTCGAGCGAAACATAGACTAG
- a CDS encoding alpha/beta fold hydrolase, translating to MGRAKHRLDDSSLCPRERMTKVLLLGGILSELYALAAFQILTLTYLLLSPFHPFRTCYGRTGKQVPVLLIHGYPSNPAVLWPLIIRLRKKGFTNVHAITLIPFWGSVRNWANQISRAVDGILARCRCDTIDIVAHSMGGLAAAYYLKYLGGKEKVRKFLPLATPFRGSHIAYLGPGFCTVQMWPRSKFLTELDFKPEDVPKVDIYSFRAGLDECVIPHSSPILDEPSKNIQFEYLGHASILFSEKTAQTIIQVLAL from the coding sequence ATGGGTCGAGCGAAACATAGACTAGATGACTCCTCCCTATGCCCGAGGGAAAGAATGACAAAGGTGCTTTTGCTGGGAGGTATTCTTTCAGAGCTTTATGCCCTCGCAGCATTCCAAATTCTCACCCTCACCTATCTGCTTCTGTCTCCCTTCCACCCATTCCGCACCTGCTATGGAAGAACAGGCAAGCAGGTCCCTGTTCTGCTGATTCACGGCTACCCGAGCAATCCTGCTGTACTCTGGCCTTTGATCATAAGATTGCGAAAGAAAGGTTTTACCAACGTCCACGCCATTACACTCATCCCTTTTTGGGGTTCAGTACGCAACTGGGCAAATCAGATTTCACGCGCTGTAGATGGAATTCTTGCTCGGTGCAGATGCGACACAATCGACATTGTGGCCCACAGTATGGGTGGCCTTGCCGCCGCCTATTATCTGAAGTACCTTGGAGGAAAGGAGAAGGTCCGAAAGTTCCTTCCCCTTGCCACCCCTTTCCGGGGAAGCCACATTGCATATCTAGGACCGGGGTTCTGCACGGTCCAGATGTGGCCCCGCAGCAAATTCCTAACGGAGCTTGACTTCAAGCCTGAAGATGTACCAAAGGTTGACATATATTCATTCAGGGCGGGTCTGGACGAATGTGTAATCCCTCACAGCTCACCAATTCTGGATGAGCCGTCAAAGAACATTCAGTTTGAATACTTGGGTCACGCGAGCATTCTGTTCAGCGAAAAGACGGCGCAGACAATCATCCAAGTGCTTGCACTGTAG